GATCGGTGGCTCACGTGCCCGTCACCTCGCCCGGCCGCGCGGGCACGGCTGTTCTGTCTCCCGCATGCAGGGGCAGGAGCCTCGGCGTACAACGGTTGGCCGGAGAAGCTCGCCGAACACACCGACGTCGAGGTGATCCCGGTACGCCCGCCCGGTCGCGAGTCGCGACTCGCGGAGTTGCCCCGTCTGGACCCTTCGGAGCTCACCGATGCGCTCGAGCGACGGCTCGACCGACCATATGCGCTCTTCGGGCACAGCGTCGGCGCTCGCCTCGCCTTCGAGGTCGTACGCGAGCTGCGTCGGCGCGGGCTGCCCGAGCCGGTGTTCTTGGGTGCCTCGGCATGTCCCGCCCCACAGCTTCCGGTCGAGTCACCGGAAGACTCGACCCTGTCCGACGATGCATTCCTCGATCGTGTCGCGAGCATCGGCGGCATGCCGGCGCATGTGCTGACCGACCCGGAGGTGCGGGAACTCGTGCTGCCTGCATTGCGAGCCGACTTCGACTACGTCGACACGTACCGCTACGAGCCCGAGTCCCCACTCCGCGTACTGCTGCACGCGTTCGGCGGCGATGACGACCCAGAGGCCCGGCCAGACCAGATCCAGGCATGGCAAAGCCAGACTGTCGGACCGTTTCGGTGCACGATCCTCCGCGGCGATCACTTCTTCGTCACGGAGCAGCGCGATGCGGTGATCCGCCAGGTCGCAGAATCACTGGAGTCCGCATTTGATGCCTCGCTCAGC
The sequence above is drawn from the Nocardioidaceae bacterium SCSIO 66511 genome and encodes:
- a CDS encoding alpha/beta fold hydrolase produces the protein MTISDTAVDRWLTCPSPRPAARARLFCLPHAGAGASAYNGWPEKLAEHTDVEVIPVRPPGRESRLAELPRLDPSELTDALERRLDRPYALFGHSVGARLAFEVVRELRRRGLPEPVFLGASACPAPQLPVESPEDSTLSDDAFLDRVASIGGMPAHVLTDPEVRELVLPALRADFDYVDTYRYEPESPLRVLLHAFGGDDDPEARPDQIQAWQSQTVGPFRCTILRGDHFFVTEQRDAVIRQVAESLESAFDASLSIAGDADSTLDGHRS